From a region of the Natronogracilivirga saccharolytica genome:
- a CDS encoding FecR family protein: MTALKQIWADVRGGETPDRQKSTVPVRKHPQSNIVSEAETEIALASVKKQLGHKNTGPDSVKKQAVVRRKPSVTVRFVRYGIAAAILFAAVGTGYYMMPVTSVVPKGEIMTKTLSDGSTVTLNSGTSISYNRLFGTFHRNITLDGEAFFNIASADHRFRVRANETITEVTGTRFNIRSWSSDPEIITKVTVAEGSVLFYSRDSEPDKVELSGGTFSLIEKKRGIPEEPGTAELDNILAWKERNLAFTSQPLGVIFSELERRFDKTIEIEDEQISGEYLTAFYTKPDSLENLINDICTVKGLKYARTANGFRIYM; the protein is encoded by the coding sequence GTGACTGCGTTGAAACAGATATGGGCTGATGTTCGGGGTGGAGAAACACCGGACAGGCAAAAAAGCACTGTGCCGGTTCGCAAGCACCCGCAAAGTAATATTGTTTCGGAAGCTGAAACCGAAATCGCGCTGGCATCAGTAAAAAAACAGCTGGGTCATAAAAATACCGGTCCTGATTCCGTAAAGAAGCAGGCTGTTGTTCGCAGGAAACCTTCAGTAACTGTGCGATTTGTCCGGTATGGCATAGCTGCTGCCATACTTTTTGCTGCAGTCGGCACAGGCTATTATATGATGCCGGTCACATCAGTCGTGCCCAAGGGTGAAATTATGACGAAGACGTTATCTGACGGCAGCACTGTGACGCTGAACAGCGGGACCAGTATCAGCTACAACAGGCTGTTCGGCACATTCCACCGGAACATCACACTGGACGGTGAGGCCTTTTTTAATATCGCATCAGCCGATCACCGGTTTCGCGTCCGGGCAAATGAGACCATAACCGAGGTGACCGGCACCCGTTTTAACATTCGCTCCTGGAGTTCGGATCCCGAAATAATAACTAAAGTAACCGTGGCTGAAGGATCAGTACTGTTTTACTCCCGTGATTCCGAACCGGATAAAGTCGAGCTCTCCGGTGGAACTTTCAGCCTGATCGAAAAAAAACGCGGCATCCCTGAAGAACCCGGGACGGCAGAACTGGACAATATCCTGGCATGGAAGGAGCGGAATCTTGCGTTCACCAGTCAGCCGCTTGGTGTCATTTTTTCCGAACTTGAGCGACGGTTCGACAAGACTATCGAAATTGAGGATGAGCAAATATCCGGCGAATATCTGACAGCATTCTACACCAAGCCGGACAGCCTGGAGAATCTTATCAATGACATATGCACTGTCAAAGGGCTGAAATACGCCAGAACGGCCAATGGTTTCAGGATATATATGTGA
- a CDS encoding carboxypeptidase-like regulatory domain-containing protein, with protein MRKRVQKIIILLFLFGLTTSSESEARGADEKKTYTFDFTGESMVRVLEHLGSQEGVDLIFDPSILKGYEVYARIRDNTMEEALSSVLKDTSLDYIVLSSGTYVVIRSSRRDPAYGAFAGKVYDAQSGDPLPGATVMLADASGGTASNNAGHFSLGKMKSGSYDIIFSYVGYEPVKITVSISPDEQHRQEIALHPARIEFSPIVVTDHLPLIPAAHMLQTDQETAAEWVSGPGAPGVIQDLSLFRGVQHGLPLSDIHMQGGQSGDHRFFLDDVPVYQPYSMGRLYSAFSPYAIGRVSVEKAGFGVSSGSYIAGKINMNHKHGSYAGQHGLVQADPLNTNVRLSGSALNGDLRLMGAFRHSFWDWFEEPVLSDAISDWDLVDPLTYSLVTGSDGETPAFQTASDNTDIRYRDLHLSGDYQFDRYRSLSFSLYHGQNFVETDLLAESGNSAPVQRMYSRDGYDWQNILSQLRYEWLVTPRLDLHFQASYSSNRLEHSYAMFDDDEISRRAESDPGQNLFQLLVSGADEAPAQADQNIIRHATVKTDLEYSVSSDFSLSGGVRLDHVNSEFDLAGLFYLPALNEQASRLVSTYVNADRRISGNIGVNIGSRFTYFDPDQRIYAEPRGSIQFDRTSSRTGYWSLKLSGGMYRQFVNQFQITNVGPSSLVPEFQVWYHDDGIDQPLSYNTAADLVFEPSSSTTIRLDTYLKIQPVAYITSYHNLLLADEADRQGINSFAEETSLRAYGGGVRIHQSLMDDDLQFLVGYDLSRTDIDYDTQFGRTLPAPWNEPHRLQARVLGHVRSDLSVIARWQGIYGRKWGFRQSYYDFLTLHNVSEAGGYSFMNPEDDRLAAFHQVDLSLIYSPSRDPLNLEIRVDLINILNRRNEIDWSLQPADSGFAQQNDAEVSDFEKRSRRMPGFMPSLSIKLGL; from the coding sequence ATGAGAAAACGCGTACAGAAAATTATCATCCTTCTTTTTCTGTTTGGTCTGACAACGTCATCAGAATCAGAAGCACGTGGTGCTGATGAAAAGAAAACGTACACATTTGATTTCACCGGGGAGTCCATGGTCAGGGTTCTCGAGCACCTCGGCAGCCAGGAAGGTGTTGATCTGATTTTTGACCCGTCAATTCTCAAGGGGTACGAAGTTTATGCAAGGATCAGGGACAATACTATGGAAGAGGCACTCTCCAGTGTACTCAAAGATACTTCGCTGGACTACATCGTACTGTCATCAGGCACATATGTTGTCATCCGTTCATCCCGCCGCGATCCTGCATACGGAGCATTCGCCGGCAAAGTATATGATGCCCAAAGCGGAGATCCGCTGCCCGGTGCCACTGTAATGCTCGCAGATGCCAGCGGCGGAACCGCATCCAACAATGCCGGACACTTTTCACTTGGGAAAATGAAATCCGGTTCATACGACATCATTTTTTCCTATGTCGGATACGAACCGGTAAAAATAACGGTATCCATTTCGCCGGATGAGCAGCACAGGCAGGAAATTGCACTCCATCCGGCCCGAATAGAGTTCAGTCCCATTGTTGTCACAGATCACCTTCCGCTTATTCCTGCTGCGCACATGTTGCAGACCGATCAGGAAACAGCAGCTGAATGGGTTTCCGGTCCGGGAGCACCCGGTGTCATTCAGGATCTTTCATTATTCAGAGGCGTCCAGCACGGGCTGCCATTGTCTGACATCCACATGCAGGGCGGACAAAGCGGTGATCATCGGTTTTTCCTGGATGATGTTCCTGTTTATCAACCCTACAGTATGGGCCGTCTGTACAGTGCCTTCAGTCCTTACGCAATCGGGCGCGTGTCGGTGGAAAAAGCCGGATTTGGCGTATCATCGGGCAGTTACATCGCCGGAAAAATAAATATGAATCATAAGCACGGCAGCTATGCAGGACAACACGGACTGGTCCAGGCAGATCCGCTGAATACGAATGTCCGCCTTTCCGGATCTGCGTTGAACGGCGATCTGCGTCTCATGGGAGCATTCAGGCACAGCTTCTGGGACTGGTTTGAAGAGCCGGTTCTGTCCGATGCCATTTCTGACTGGGACCTCGTTGACCCGCTGACCTATTCCCTCGTTACCGGCAGTGATGGTGAGACCCCTGCGTTTCAAACAGCTTCTGACAATACGGACATCCGGTACCGCGATCTGCACCTGTCCGGAGATTATCAGTTCGACAGGTACAGAAGTCTCTCTTTTTCCCTGTATCACGGGCAAAATTTTGTCGAAACCGACCTGCTTGCCGAAAGCGGAAATTCAGCACCTGTGCAGCGTATGTACTCCAGAGACGGGTACGACTGGCAAAACATCCTGTCGCAATTGCGCTATGAATGGCTGGTTACGCCGCGTCTTGATCTCCATTTCCAGGCAAGTTACAGCAGCAACCGGCTTGAGCACAGTTATGCCATGTTTGACGACGACGAAATCAGCAGGCGTGCTGAGTCAGATCCCGGGCAAAATTTGTTTCAGCTTTTGGTATCAGGGGCTGATGAAGCTCCGGCTCAGGCCGATCAGAACATAATCAGGCATGCGACAGTAAAAACCGATCTTGAATATTCGGTATCATCGGACTTTTCACTCTCAGGGGGAGTTCGCTTAGATCATGTGAATTCGGAATTCGATCTTGCCGGACTGTTTTATCTGCCAGCGCTCAACGAACAGGCATCCCGGCTGGTTAGCACGTATGTGAATGCGGACCGGAGGATATCAGGAAACATTGGAGTCAATATCGGCTCGCGCTTTACCTACTTCGATCCCGATCAGCGCATATATGCCGAGCCCAGAGGCTCCATTCAATTTGACAGAACGAGCAGCAGGACTGGTTACTGGTCCCTTAAATTGTCCGGCGGGATGTACCGCCAGTTTGTCAACCAGTTCCAGATCACAAATGTAGGACCGAGCTCTCTGGTTCCGGAGTTCCAGGTATGGTATCACGACGACGGCATTGACCAGCCGCTGTCATACAACACAGCTGCAGACCTTGTTTTCGAGCCGTCGTCAAGCACGACAATCCGGTTGGATACCTATCTGAAAATTCAGCCGGTTGCTTATATTACATCATACCACAATTTGCTGCTGGCGGATGAGGCCGACCGCCAGGGGATAAATTCGTTCGCGGAGGAGACAAGTTTGCGCGCCTACGGAGGTGGTGTCCGCATTCATCAATCCTTAATGGATGATGATCTGCAGTTTCTTGTGGGATACGATCTGAGCAGGACTGATATTGATTATGACACCCAGTTCGGACGTACGCTGCCTGCTCCGTGGAACGAACCTCACCGGCTCCAGGCACGTGTGCTGGGCCATGTGCGTTCAGATCTCTCTGTCATAGCCAGATGGCAGGGAATTTACGGCAGAAAGTGGGGTTTTCGTCAATCCTACTACGATTTTCTGACACTTCACAATGTGAGCGAAGCAGGCGGGTATTCATTTATGAATCCGGAAGATGACCGTCTGGCCGCTTTTCATCAGGTAGACCTATCACTTATATACAGCCCCTCACGTGACCCCCTGAACCTGGAAATCCGGGTTGATCTCATAAATATTCTCAACCGGCGGAATGAGATCGACTGGAGCCTTCAGCCAGCAGATTCCGGGTTTGCACAGCAGAATGATGCTGAAGTCAGTGACTTCGAAAAAAGAAGCCGAAGAATGCCAGGGTTTATGCCGTCGCTGAGTATCAAGCTGGGACTGTGA
- a CDS encoding tetratricopeptide repeat protein yields MTGLFRLCIILLVLAGWVFIPPPAHGQSSPSPAHDHFETGKRLYEEGLFLQAANYFNKALQSGQERHFTEDARFYLAKSQAALDTLNHRVYTEQFLQDYPAGRYAARVLEDMGSRSFQMQDFEEALSDYSRAYKIETEKDERARFLFLMAESTREMAATDSASVLYDTLAHMYPETEWAPKALYSRGRLYLEKEDFDQSSAVFESLRERYPNHTVTRQIGTALGEMYYRQERYEEAIEALRSEMSYLEGEAQMKAVLLIAESHNYLENFDRAATFYRRYINLADDEMEERPAHYGLGWVYHKQQVYHWAAESFGKAAKGDDELARKARYYQAVNYKLSGRYDRALEVFETFGDRYTDGFWVEYAYYEWALTAFELGRYDLAIDVLQRLIRGDDDLEDPGKVYSLLGEAYFANNEFTRAVRAFEIAEQTDEVDADMKRQARFQRAWVLYENHAFREAARAFEEVYRDQPSGELAAEALFWSADSYYNLSQWEQAARHFERFLEGYPDHRFAGAASYSLGWANFHMRNFLQAVRYFEAFKRDHEPPPMALFPYEIDTRLRIGDSYYALGRYDDAIANYDQVAGSEEGGDYALFQMGNSYFRNDQSFEAVRTFRRLPRVFPESNLREQARYNIGYIFFLNGNYDQAIEEFHELINRYPGTEWAARAQYQIGDAFYNAGQFEEAVEAYRTVLDEYPGSRLVVDAVNGIQFAQLAGGKEDTSLDILEDFLNQHPQTGTADQLRFRQAENLLQAGDYEQAVSSFRHYIRVTTSESMIPEAWYNIGDAYEQLREYSEAVAAYRTIVDEYPESDRVDPSLLNIGRIEYEQERYSDAISALEKLVESEGRLQVEALATLGDAYFADGRTGRAESAYRRATDIRDDHQQSLIGKGRVALERGQYMDASQLFSRVAEMSTANRGAEAQYYLGKVEQARNNHEEAIDEFARVSALYEAYDEWVARAMLATADSYREMGRTGRASQTLQDVIERFPDTKYARQASEQL; encoded by the coding sequence ATGACAGGGCTTTTTAGATTATGTATTATCCTGCTGGTGCTGGCAGGCTGGGTTTTTATACCGCCTCCGGCTCACGGCCAGTCGTCACCGTCTCCGGCTCACGACCATTTTGAAACAGGGAAAAGACTCTATGAAGAGGGGCTGTTCCTGCAGGCAGCAAACTATTTTAACAAAGCCCTGCAGTCCGGTCAAGAGCGTCATTTTACTGAAGATGCCCGCTTTTACCTTGCCAAGTCACAGGCTGCCCTGGACACGCTGAACCACAGGGTCTACACAGAGCAGTTTCTCCAGGATTACCCCGCCGGCAGATATGCTGCCAGAGTCCTTGAAGATATGGGAAGCCGAAGTTTTCAGATGCAGGACTTTGAAGAGGCTCTGTCGGATTACTCCCGTGCCTATAAAATCGAAACAGAAAAAGACGAAAGAGCGCGTTTCCTGTTTTTGATGGCCGAGTCAACCCGGGAAATGGCCGCAACCGACAGTGCATCCGTTCTGTACGATACGCTGGCGCACATGTATCCTGAAACCGAATGGGCGCCAAAGGCTCTCTATTCCCGTGGCAGGCTTTATCTGGAAAAAGAAGATTTTGATCAGTCCTCAGCAGTATTTGAATCGCTTCGGGAGCGATATCCCAACCATACCGTAACACGTCAGATCGGGACGGCACTCGGCGAGATGTACTACCGCCAGGAGCGCTACGAAGAAGCCATTGAGGCCCTGCGCAGTGAAATGTCGTACCTGGAAGGGGAAGCACAGATGAAAGCGGTGCTGCTCATCGCGGAAAGTCATAATTACCTGGAAAATTTTGACCGGGCCGCTACTTTTTACCGCCGGTATATCAATCTTGCAGACGATGAAATGGAAGAGCGTCCCGCCCATTATGGGCTGGGATGGGTTTATCATAAACAACAGGTCTATCACTGGGCGGCAGAGTCATTTGGAAAAGCGGCGAAGGGAGATGACGAACTGGCCCGGAAGGCACGATATTATCAGGCCGTCAACTACAAGCTCAGCGGCCGTTATGACCGCGCCCTGGAAGTGTTTGAAACTTTCGGAGACCGGTACACCGACGGGTTCTGGGTAGAGTATGCCTACTATGAGTGGGCGCTGACGGCATTTGAGCTGGGTAGATACGATCTGGCCATTGATGTACTTCAGAGACTCATAAGGGGAGATGACGACCTGGAGGATCCCGGCAAGGTATACTCCCTGCTCGGGGAAGCCTATTTTGCAAACAACGAATTTACCCGGGCTGTCAGGGCTTTTGAAATTGCAGAGCAGACGGATGAAGTTGATGCGGATATGAAGCGGCAGGCCCGTTTTCAGAGGGCCTGGGTCTTGTATGAAAATCATGCATTCAGAGAAGCCGCACGTGCTTTTGAAGAAGTTTACCGGGATCAGCCCTCGGGTGAACTTGCTGCCGAAGCACTTTTCTGGAGTGCCGACAGTTATTACAATCTCAGCCAGTGGGAGCAGGCGGCACGCCATTTTGAACGTTTTCTGGAAGGTTATCCCGACCACAGGTTTGCCGGAGCAGCCTCATACTCTCTGGGATGGGCAAACTTTCACATGAGAAACTTCCTGCAGGCAGTGCGCTATTTCGAGGCGTTCAAACGTGACCATGAACCGCCTCCCATGGCGCTTTTTCCGTATGAAATTGATACCAGGCTCAGAATCGGCGATTCTTACTATGCGCTGGGAAGATACGACGATGCTATCGCGAATTATGACCAGGTGGCCGGGTCGGAAGAGGGCGGCGATTATGCCCTTTTCCAAATGGGCAACAGCTACTTCAGAAACGATCAGTCCTTCGAGGCTGTAAGAACATTCCGGCGGTTGCCGCGCGTCTTTCCGGAAAGCAACCTGAGAGAGCAGGCCAGATACAATATTGGCTATATCTTCTTTTTGAACGGCAATTATGATCAGGCCATAGAAGAATTTCATGAGCTGATCAATCGCTATCCCGGTACCGAGTGGGCGGCACGTGCCCAGTATCAAATTGGTGATGCTTTCTATAATGCCGGCCAGTTTGAAGAAGCCGTGGAAGCCTATCGGACCGTACTCGATGAATACCCCGGAAGCCGTCTGGTCGTTGACGCAGTGAACGGAATTCAGTTCGCCCAGCTTGCCGGAGGTAAAGAAGATACAAGTCTTGATATCCTGGAAGATTTTCTGAATCAGCATCCGCAAACCGGAACCGCCGACCAGCTGAGATTCCGTCAGGCCGAAAACCTCTTGCAGGCCGGAGATTACGAACAAGCGGTCAGTTCATTCCGGCACTACATCAGAGTGACCACCTCCGAGTCCATGATTCCGGAAGCCTGGTATAATATCGGCGACGCCTATGAACAGCTTCGTGAGTACTCTGAGGCTGTTGCTGCCTATCGCACCATTGTTGATGAATACCCGGAATCCGACAGGGTTGATCCATCCCTGCTGAATATTGGCCGGATTGAATACGAGCAGGAGCGATATTCCGACGCCATCAGCGCACTGGAAAAACTGGTTGAAAGTGAGGGGCGACTGCAGGTTGAAGCACTTGCGACTCTGGGTGATGCTTATTTCGCAGACGGAAGAACCGGCCGTGCAGAATCTGCCTACAGGAGGGCAACGGATATCCGTGATGATCACCAGCAGTCACTCATCGGAAAAGGGCGGGTTGCACTCGAGCGGGGACAGTATATGGATGCCAGCCAGCTCTTTTCACGCGTTGCGGAGATGAGTACCGCAAACAGGGGGGCCGAAGCGCAGTATTATCTTGGAAAAGTCGAGCAGGCACGGAACAATCACGAAGAGGCGATCGATGAATTTGCGCGTGTGAGCGCACTGTATGAAGCTTATGATGAATGGGTCGCCCGGGCGATGCTGGCCACAGCCGACTCATACAGAGAGATGGGTCGGACCGGAAGGGCCAGTCAGACCCTTCAGGATGTCATCGAGCGTTTTCCGGATACGAAATATGCCCGTCAGGCGTCCGAGCAACTGTAA
- the dnaK gene encoding molecular chaperone DnaK — MSKIIGIDLGTTNSCVSVMEGNEPVVIQNSEGGRTTPSVVAFSKDGERLVGAPAKRQAITNPQKTITSIKRFMGRFYDEVTEEQKTVSYKIVKADDGTARVDLEDRTYAPQEISAMVLQKMKQTAEEYLGEKVSEAVITVPAYFNDAQRKATQEAGKIAGLEVKRIINEPTAASLAYGLDKKDKSMTIAVFDLGGGTFDISILELGDGVFEVKSTDGDTHLGGDDFDERLLNFLADEFKKSDGIDLKKDPMALQRLRDAAEKAKVELSSSQKTNVNLPFITADQSGPKHLSIDITRSKFEQLVEDLVQRTLNPCEKALKGAKLKKSEIDQVILVGGSTRIPKIQEVVKDFFEKEPSKGVNPDEVVAIGAAIQGGVFSGDVKDVVLLDVNPLTLGIETLGGVMTKLIEANTTIPTSKTETFSTAADNQSSVEIHVLQGERAKAEDNRTLGRFHLDGIPPAPRGVPQIEVTFDIDANGVLSVGAKDKGTGKEQSIRIEASSGLSEEEIDKMKKAAEEHADEDKKLREKVETLNKADSLIFSTKKQLEEYGEKLSEQNKANIQQALEKLEGLHKEEKVDELEAAMEELNKAWSDASSEMYQAAQDAQQGAGAGQQAGASGEAGEQSAGEEQQSADDSDTVDAEFEVVDDEDKDNNDDKK; from the coding sequence ATGAGTAAGATTATTGGAATTGATCTCGGAACAACAAACTCCTGCGTATCGGTGATGGAAGGCAACGAGCCGGTTGTCATTCAGAATTCAGAGGGTGGCAGAACCACTCCGTCGGTCGTGGCTTTCTCCAAAGACGGGGAACGGCTGGTTGGAGCTCCCGCCAAGCGGCAGGCGATTACCAATCCCCAGAAAACCATCACTTCCATCAAGCGTTTTATGGGTCGCTTTTACGATGAAGTGACCGAAGAGCAGAAAACCGTATCCTACAAGATTGTCAAAGCGGATGACGGCACCGCCCGCGTAGATCTTGAGGACAGGACCTATGCACCGCAGGAAATATCAGCCATGGTACTGCAGAAAATGAAGCAGACTGCAGAGGAGTATCTTGGCGAAAAGGTGTCGGAGGCAGTGATTACCGTACCGGCATATTTCAACGATGCACAGAGAAAAGCAACCCAGGAAGCCGGAAAGATCGCCGGACTTGAAGTCAAGCGGATTATCAACGAGCCGACAGCGGCATCACTGGCTTACGGTCTGGACAAAAAAGACAAGAGCATGACCATCGCCGTATTTGACCTTGGCGGTGGTACTTTTGACATCTCCATCCTGGAGCTGGGTGACGGTGTGTTTGAGGTTAAATCCACAGACGGTGACACCCATCTTGGTGGTGACGACTTTGACGAGCGCCTGTTGAACTTTCTGGCTGACGAATTCAAGAAAAGCGACGGAATTGACCTGAAAAAAGACCCCATGGCGCTTCAGCGTCTGCGTGATGCTGCAGAAAAGGCAAAGGTTGAGCTTTCAAGCTCACAGAAAACCAACGTCAACCTGCCGTTTATTACGGCCGATCAGTCCGGCCCAAAGCACCTCAGCATCGATATCACACGTTCTAAGTTTGAGCAGCTTGTTGAGGATCTCGTCCAGAGAACGCTCAACCCTTGTGAAAAAGCTCTGAAAGGTGCCAAACTCAAAAAGTCCGAAATTGATCAGGTTATTCTGGTGGGCGGATCCACCCGGATTCCCAAAATCCAGGAAGTTGTAAAGGATTTCTTTGAAAAAGAGCCCAGCAAGGGCGTGAACCCGGATGAGGTTGTTGCCATTGGTGCGGCCATTCAGGGCGGTGTCTTCTCAGGGGACGTTAAAGACGTAGTATTGCTTGACGTCAACCCGCTTACCCTCGGTATTGAAACCCTGGGCGGTGTAATGACCAAGCTCATCGAAGCCAACACCACGATCCCGACAAGCAAGACAGAAACCTTCTCCACAGCTGCCGACAACCAGTCCAGTGTGGAAATCCATGTGCTTCAGGGTGAACGTGCCAAGGCCGAAGACAACCGGACGCTCGGACGGTTCCACCTGGATGGCATCCCGCCGGCGCCCCGCGGTGTGCCTCAGATTGAAGTGACTTTTGACATCGATGCCAACGGTGTACTCAGCGTAGGTGCCAAAGACAAGGGCACAGGCAAAGAGCAGAGCATCCGCATCGAGGCAAGTTCAGGACTTTCTGAAGAAGAAATCGACAAGATGAAGAAGGCGGCTGAGGAACATGCCGATGAAGACAAGAAGCTGCGTGAAAAAGTGGAGACACTGAACAAGGCCGACAGTCTGATTTTCTCCACCAAAAAGCAGCTTGAAGAGTACGGTGAAAAGCTTTCCGAGCAGAACAAAGCCAACATCCAGCAGGCACTTGAGAAGCTGGAAGGACTCCACAAGGAAGAAAAAGTGGATGAGCTTGAAGCTGCTATGGAAGAGCTGAATAAGGCATGGTCCGATGCATCAAGCGAAATGTATCAGGCAGCCCAGGATGCTCAGCAAGGAGCCGGAGCCGGTCAGCAGGCCGGAGCTTCAGGCGAAGCCGGTGAGCAGTCCGCCGGTGAAGAACAGCAATCCGCTGATGACAGTGATACTGTTGATGCGGAGTTTGAAGTTGTCGATGATGAAGATAAAGACAACAATGATGACAAGAAGTAA
- the aroA gene encoding 3-phosphoshikimate 1-carboxyvinyltransferase, translating to MNKSILPAAKLQGHISVPADKSIAQRAALFSLLAEGRSEIKNFPPAQDPQTALQCIRLLGAEVIQEGSDVVITGPGRWNMKVPGQEIDCGNSGTVMRLLSGILAGAGIPATLTGDESLSSRPMMRIIEPLMQMGAEITSSEGGYPPLRIERNRELASVDFTLPVPSAQLKSCVLLAGLFGSNPTTVTETLPSRNHTETMLQLPVKQQGNKKIITVSRDHAVRPMKLHIPGDFSSAAFWLVAGSVLNDSEIRLSGTGINPTRSGALKVLERMGADISVTGERTSAGEPVADIVVRSARLKATSIQAEEVPDVIDELPVLSVAMACADGVSHIRGAGELRVKESDRLAAMEKMLHQSGVQIRTYEDGLTISGKPDARLLPGRYLSFHDHRIAMAAAILALKADGVSEIADAEAAAVSYTEFWDHLDILSYR from the coding sequence ATGAATAAATCAATACTCCCCGCGGCAAAACTCCAAGGTCATATATCCGTTCCGGCAGACAAATCCATTGCCCAGAGGGCAGCACTGTTTTCGCTTCTGGCTGAAGGCCGCTCTGAGATTAAGAACTTTCCGCCAGCCCAGGATCCGCAAACCGCATTGCAATGCATCCGGCTGCTGGGTGCTGAAGTCATTCAGGAAGGAAGCGATGTCGTGATTACAGGTCCCGGCCGCTGGAATATGAAGGTGCCCGGACAGGAAATAGACTGCGGGAACTCCGGAACCGTGATGCGGCTCTTGTCCGGCATACTGGCAGGGGCCGGAATACCGGCTACACTCACGGGAGATGAGTCCCTTTCTTCCAGGCCTATGATGCGAATTATTGAGCCCCTGATGCAGATGGGGGCTGAAATTACATCATCTGAAGGAGGATATCCTCCGCTGCGGATTGAAAGGAACCGGGAGCTTGCATCTGTTGATTTCACACTGCCGGTTCCCAGTGCACAGCTCAAGTCGTGTGTTTTACTGGCCGGTTTATTCGGAAGCAACCCCACTACAGTCACGGAAACGCTGCCCAGCAGAAATCATACGGAAACCATGCTGCAGCTTCCGGTAAAACAGCAGGGCAATAAAAAGATTATTACGGTCAGCCGCGATCATGCGGTCAGGCCGATGAAGCTTCACATCCCGGGCGATTTTTCATCCGCTGCATTCTGGCTGGTCGCCGGATCTGTTTTAAATGATTCCGAAATCAGACTTTCCGGCACCGGTATCAATCCTACCCGAAGCGGAGCCCTGAAAGTCCTCGAAAGGATGGGAGCCGATATTTCGGTAACCGGTGAACGTACTTCTGCCGGAGAACCCGTTGCTGATATTGTGGTCCGTTCTGCCCGTCTGAAAGCCACCAGCATTCAGGCAGAAGAAGTGCCTGATGTCATTGATGAGCTGCCCGTTCTGTCTGTGGCCATGGCTTGTGCAGACGGGGTTTCGCATATCCGGGGTGCCGGTGAACTCCGCGTCAAGGAAAGCGACCGCCTGGCTGCGATGGAAAAAATGCTGCATCAATCGGGAGTCCAGATCAGGACATATGAGGACGGACTAACCATTTCAGGCAAACCGGATGCCCGCCTTTTACCTGGAAGATACCTCAGTTTCCATGATCACCGCATCGCCATGGCAGCTGCCATATTGGCGCTTAAGGCTGACGGTGTGTCAGAAATTGCTGACGCAGAAGCCGCCGCAGTGTCATATACGGAATTCTGGGATCATCTGGACATCCTGTCATACCGCTGA
- a CDS encoding RNA polymerase sigma factor: MQEDLYRQLASRIAASDEQAFDELFRTLYAQLVSYSFTYTKDKETAVDITQQAFIKLWQKRMELDVDKSIKAYMYRIVRNLSLNHNRDTAAVDYIFDFDNLHNGRHTADEPFADDESADTPARMKLLEQWISSLPERQKDALMLSKFDGLDHQEIAEIMEVSKNTVNNHIVAAIKNLKKRYYQYLKTSHAGYV; this comes from the coding sequence ATGCAAGAGGATCTTTACAGGCAACTGGCATCCAGAATAGCAGCATCAGACGAGCAGGCTTTTGACGAACTTTTCCGAACGTTATATGCACAGCTCGTTTCCTATTCTTTTACCTATACAAAAGACAAGGAGACGGCAGTTGATATCACTCAACAGGCATTCATAAAACTATGGCAGAAACGAATGGAGCTGGACGTGGATAAATCAATTAAAGCGTACATGTACAGAATAGTCCGCAACCTTTCACTCAACCACAACCGTGACACTGCGGCGGTTGATTACATTTTTGACTTCGATAATCTGCACAACGGACGTCATACTGCGGATGAGCCGTTTGCCGACGACGAATCTGCGGATACGCCGGCCCGGATGAAACTGCTTGAACAATGGATATCATCACTGCCCGAAAGACAGAAAGATGCACTGATGCTCAGCAAATTTGACGGCCTGGATCATCAGGAAATTGCAGAAATCATGGAAGTATCCAAAAACACTGTGAATAATCATATTGTAGCAGCAATCAAAAATCTGAAAAAGCGGTATTATCAGTATCTCAAAACATCTCATGCAGGTTATGTCTGA